One window of Aerococcus tenax genomic DNA carries:
- a CDS encoding MurR/RpiR family transcriptional regulator, whose translation MLIKERLDQVQFSPAEQNIVKYILENPSKIEEMTTQEIADITLTNPTSVIRVAKKMNFNGWSSFKKAYVKEFTYLNNQFDSLDANLPFKSEDSPLAIAGRLAAIEQQTLSDTMSLLNEKELKKAQKFLTRAKEIKLFANFSNALISQDFVRMMKRINKHTLIANEYESLVEAYNSDKNTCAILISYTGQNPEIYNVIPLLKKNKTPIISLTGIGDNPIAEKSDCNLNITTRERLYSKIGNFTSNHSIIYLLDLLYSLVFAANYDKNLEHIVKQGQVTDRRKASSSIMEEDE comes from the coding sequence ATGTTAATTAAAGAACGCTTGGATCAAGTCCAATTTTCACCCGCTGAACAGAATATTGTAAAATATATTCTAGAAAATCCCAGTAAAATCGAAGAAATGACTACCCAGGAAATAGCAGATATCACCCTCACTAATCCCACTAGTGTTATTCGCGTCGCCAAAAAAATGAACTTCAATGGCTGGTCATCCTTTAAAAAAGCCTACGTCAAAGAATTCACTTATCTAAACAATCAATTTGATTCCTTAGACGCTAATTTACCTTTTAAATCAGAGGATTCACCATTGGCAATTGCCGGTAGATTAGCTGCTATCGAGCAACAAACCTTATCGGATACCATGAGTCTATTAAATGAAAAGGAATTAAAAAAAGCTCAGAAATTTCTAACTAGAGCTAAAGAGATTAAGTTATTTGCTAATTTCTCCAATGCACTCATTTCACAAGATTTTGTACGAATGATGAAAAGAATCAATAAGCACACTTTGATTGCTAACGAATATGAGTCATTAGTGGAAGCTTACAATTCAGATAAGAACACATGCGCTATACTTATTTCTTATACTGGACAAAATCCGGAAATTTACAATGTTATTCCCCTATTAAAGAAAAATAAAACACCAATCATTAGTTTAACGGGAATCGGAGATAACCCAATCGCTGAAAAAAGTGACTGCAATTTGAATATCACCACTAGAGAGCGTCTATATTCAAAAATAGGTAACTTCACTTCAAATCATTCCATTATCTATCTCTTGGATCTGTTATATTCCCTGGTATTTGCTGCAAATTATGATAAGAATTTGGAACATATCGTCAAACAAGGACAAGTTACAGACCGGAGAAAGGCAAGTAGTTCAATTATGGAGGAAGATGAGTAA
- a CDS encoding 6-phospho-beta-glucosidase — protein sequence MSTFPNDFLWGGATAANQLEGAYLEDGKGLTNVDVIPQGKYRWEVARGLLSYKDVPEGEYYPSHQAIDHYHRFKEDVALFAEMGFKCYRFSIAWSRIFPKGIEDTPNEAGLKFYEELIDELLKYDIEPVVTLSHFDVPLHLVDAIGSWRNRDMVKYFEKFVVTIFNRFKGKVKYYISFNEINMLLHMPFTGAGIHFDGKDKGHKDEITLNGAHHELLASALATKRLKEIDPNAQMGCMLAAGDFYPYSCDPKDVREAQRDNQWNFFFVDVQSRGEYPRWVLKYIDKENIDIEITEEDKQLLKENTVDYITFSYYSSRTSKADVSEEELQSGNAVDNISNPHLQTTEWGWVIDPLGLRITMNTLWDRYQKPLFIVENGLGAKDTVEADGSIHDNYRIDYLRQHIEQMKLAVIEDGIPLLGYTPWGCIDLVSASEGQMEKRYGFIYVDKNDQGEGSLNRSPKDSFYWYKDVIESNGEKL from the coding sequence TTGAGTACATTTCCAAATGACTTTTTGTGGGGCGGCGCTACCGCTGCTAATCAACTTGAAGGTGCCTATTTAGAAGATGGTAAAGGACTTACCAATGTGGACGTTATTCCTCAAGGGAAGTATCGTTGGGAAGTAGCCAGAGGCCTTCTATCTTATAAAGACGTGCCGGAGGGGGAATACTATCCCTCACACCAAGCGATTGACCACTACCATCGATTTAAAGAGGATGTTGCCTTATTTGCAGAAATGGGTTTTAAATGTTATCGCTTCTCGATTGCTTGGTCAAGAATATTCCCAAAAGGAATTGAAGATACTCCTAACGAAGCTGGACTTAAGTTTTACGAGGAGTTAATCGATGAATTATTGAAATATGACATTGAACCAGTGGTTACCTTATCCCATTTTGATGTGCCCTTACATTTAGTGGATGCTATTGGTTCATGGCGTAACCGTGATATGGTGAAATATTTTGAAAAATTTGTAGTGACCATTTTTAACCGTTTCAAAGGAAAGGTTAAGTATTATATTTCCTTTAATGAAATTAATATGCTATTGCATATGCCGTTTACTGGGGCGGGGATTCATTTCGATGGTAAGGATAAAGGCCATAAAGATGAAATTACTTTAAATGGGGCTCACCATGAATTATTGGCCTCTGCTTTAGCCACCAAACGCCTGAAAGAAATTGATCCTAATGCGCAAATGGGGTGTATGTTAGCTGCTGGTGACTTTTATCCCTATTCTTGCGATCCTAAAGATGTTCGTGAAGCGCAAAGAGATAATCAATGGAATTTCTTCTTCGTTGATGTTCAATCCAGAGGAGAATATCCACGCTGGGTATTGAAATATATCGATAAAGAAAATATTGATATTGAAATTACGGAAGAAGATAAACAGTTACTGAAAGAAAACACTGTCGATTATATTACCTTCTCTTACTATTCATCACGAACCTCTAAGGCAGATGTTAGTGAAGAAGAGTTACAAAGCGGTAATGCTGTGGATAATATTAGTAACCCTCATCTCCAAACCACAGAGTGGGGCTGGGTGATTGACCCGTTAGGTTTAAGAATTACTATGAATACTTTATGGGATCGCTATCAAAAGCCCCTATTCATTGTCGAAAATGGTCTAGGAGCTAAAGATACGGTTGAAGCTGACGGTAGCATTCATGATAATTACCGGATTGATTACTTAAGACAGCATATTGAACAAATGAAGTTAGCAGTGATTGAAGATGGCATTCCACTACTAGGCTATACCCCTTGGGGATGTATTGACCTTGTATCTGCTAGTGAAGGTCAAATGGAAAAGCGCTATGGTTTTATTTATGTGGATAAAAATGACCAAGGCGAAGGCAGCTTAAACCGCTCTCCTAAGGATTCATTTTACTGGTATAAAGATGTCATTGAATCAAATGGTGAGAAACTTTAA
- a CDS encoding histidine phosphatase family protein produces MVKKLYLMRHGQTLFNQLNRIQGACDSPLTDLGREQAQKVYDYFQEEGIDFQAVYSSTQERACDTTEIVVPQTNYIRKKGLKEWNFGLYEGASEYLNPPHKEGEESYGDYFLDYGGESVDQVAERMTETITEVMDTAGQEEKVLCVSHGGAMYAFYLKWRKQTDQRPHFSNCCILEYSYDEDSEDFSLIKSINVV; encoded by the coding sequence ATGGTAAAAAAATTATATCTAATGCGCCATGGTCAAACACTTTTTAATCAACTTAATCGAATTCAAGGAGCCTGCGATTCTCCTCTAACTGATCTAGGTAGGGAACAAGCCCAAAAAGTCTATGACTATTTTCAAGAAGAAGGTATCGATTTTCAAGCAGTCTATTCTTCCACGCAAGAGCGCGCTTGCGATACTACCGAGATAGTTGTTCCCCAAACAAACTATATTAGAAAAAAAGGTTTAAAGGAATGGAATTTTGGGCTATATGAAGGAGCCTCAGAATACTTGAATCCTCCGCATAAAGAAGGAGAAGAATCCTATGGAGATTATTTCTTGGACTACGGCGGAGAATCTGTAGACCAGGTAGCTGAGCGAATGACCGAGACTATTACCGAAGTCATGGACACAGCCGGACAAGAAGAAAAGGTCCTATGTGTGAGTCATGGTGGCGCCATGTATGCGTTCTATTTAAAATGGCGTAAGCAGACTGATCAACGCCCTCATTTTTCAAATTGCTGTATCCTAGAATATAGCTATGATGAAGACAGTGAAGATTTTAGCCTTATAAAAAGCATCAATGTTGTATAA
- a CDS encoding Cof-type HAD-IIB family hydrolase — translation MEAKYIFIDVDGTLLTYKNELPESAVQAIHASQKKGNKVFPVTGRSKAEMYDDILAIGFDGYIGANGAYAEIAGKEIYHHSLSAEQEKRIVDWLKNRGLEFYLESNSGLYGSENFRERGKSTMISYGAYKGQKDLSDISVESVFPEMLFDQNLYRDDVNKISFILEDYQDYLDAKEEFADFAVNTWGGHNEEALFGDIALKNIKKSDAIAYILGFVGASSEDSYAFGDARVDNDMLLYCGTGIAMGNAGESTKAVADYITDDVDKDGLYKAFAHYDLI, via the coding sequence ATGGAAGCCAAATATATCTTCATCGATGTTGATGGAACCTTATTAACCTATAAGAATGAGCTGCCAGAATCGGCTGTTCAAGCCATTCATGCTAGCCAAAAAAAGGGAAATAAAGTTTTTCCAGTGACTGGTCGAAGTAAGGCAGAAATGTACGACGATATTCTAGCGATAGGCTTTGATGGCTATATAGGAGCAAATGGCGCTTATGCGGAAATAGCTGGGAAGGAAATCTACCATCATAGTTTAAGTGCAGAACAAGAGAAAAGAATTGTTGATTGGCTCAAAAATAGAGGCCTAGAATTTTATTTGGAATCCAACAGTGGACTTTATGGCAGCGAAAATTTTCGCGAACGTGGAAAGTCTACCATGATAAGTTATGGCGCTTATAAGGGGCAGAAAGACTTGTCTGATATTTCAGTGGAGTCCGTTTTTCCAGAAATGCTATTTGATCAAAACTTATATCGCGATGACGTTAATAAAATTTCATTTATTTTAGAAGACTATCAGGACTACCTGGATGCTAAAGAAGAATTCGCTGATTTTGCAGTCAATACCTGGGGTGGCCACAATGAGGAGGCCTTATTCGGAGATATTGCGCTTAAAAATATTAAAAAGAGTGATGCAATTGCTTATATATTAGGCTTTGTAGGCGCTTCTTCAGAAGATAGCTATGCCTTTGGAGACGCTCGGGTAGATAATGATATGTTGTTATATTGTGGGACTGGAATTGCTATGGGTAATGCCGGAGAGTCGACAAAGGCTGTCGCCGATTATATTACAGATGATGTCGATAAGGATGGCCTTTATAAGGCTTTTGCTCATTATGATCTGATATAG
- a CDS encoding 6-phospho-beta-glucosidase, with the protein MYKLSDDFLWGGAVAAHQLEGAWNVGGKGVSVADVMTGAKHGQEREITDGVVEGKHYPNHDGIDHYHHYKEDIALFAEMGFKCFRTSIAWTRIFPNGDESAPNEEGLQFYDDLFDECLKHNIEPVVTLSHFELPLHIVEEYGGFRNRQVIDLFARFATACFARYKDKVKYWMTFNEINNQADYERDFTLFTNSGIKIKEGEDREAIMHQAAHYELVASAKAVQIGHAINPDFEIGCMVNFQPIYPLNSKPEDVLQAQKAMQKRYYFSDVHVFGEYPEYMKAFFKRKNFDLDITEKDLEILKAGKVDYVGFSYYKSATIQHQEENTYYDYNENHDLVENPHLDRSDWDWEIDPIGLRVSMNWLYDRYRIPLFIVENGFGAIDEVGDDGVVHDDYRIEYLGQHIQEMEKAIVEDGVKCLGYTTWGCIDLVSAGTGELRKRYGFIYVDKHDDGSGSLERKAKDSFYWYKEVIDSQGENLNL; encoded by the coding sequence ATGTATAAATTATCTGATGATTTTTTATGGGGAGGCGCAGTAGCGGCTCACCAATTAGAAGGCGCTTGGAACGTTGGCGGTAAGGGTGTTAGCGTTGCTGATGTCATGACAGGTGCTAAACATGGGCAAGAACGTGAGATCACTGATGGGGTTGTTGAAGGAAAACATTATCCTAACCATGATGGCATTGACCATTATCATCACTATAAGGAAGACATTGCCTTATTCGCAGAAATGGGCTTTAAATGCTTTAGAACTTCTATTGCTTGGACCCGTATTTTCCCAAATGGCGACGAAAGCGCACCAAATGAAGAAGGTTTACAATTCTACGATGACCTTTTTGATGAATGCTTGAAACACAATATTGAACCCGTTGTTACCCTGTCACACTTTGAATTACCCTTACATATTGTTGAGGAATATGGTGGCTTTAGAAATCGGCAAGTGATTGATCTCTTTGCTCGTTTTGCTACTGCTTGTTTCGCGCGTTATAAAGACAAAGTAAAATATTGGATGACCTTTAATGAGATCAATAATCAAGCGGACTATGAAAGAGACTTTACCTTATTTACTAACTCAGGAATCAAGATTAAAGAGGGTGAAGATAGAGAGGCGATCATGCATCAAGCCGCTCACTATGAGTTAGTAGCGAGTGCAAAGGCAGTTCAAATCGGGCATGCCATTAATCCAGATTTTGAAATCGGTTGTATGGTGAATTTCCAACCGATTTATCCATTAAATTCGAAACCTGAAGACGTCTTACAAGCACAAAAAGCCATGCAAAAACGCTATTATTTCTCGGATGTTCATGTCTTTGGAGAATACCCAGAATATATGAAGGCTTTCTTTAAACGTAAAAACTTTGATTTAGACATTACAGAGAAGGATTTAGAAATCCTCAAGGCTGGTAAAGTCGACTATGTTGGTTTTTCTTACTATAAATCAGCGACTATCCAACACCAAGAAGAAAATACTTATTATGACTATAATGAAAACCATGACCTCGTTGAAAACCCTCACCTCGATCGCTCAGATTGGGATTGGGAAATCGATCCCATTGGCTTAAGAGTATCGATGAATTGGCTCTATGACCGTTATAGAATTCCTCTCTTTATCGTTGAAAATGGTTTTGGCGCTATTGATGAAGTGGGTGATGATGGGGTTGTCCATGATGACTACCGTATTGAATACCTCGGACAACATATCCAAGAAATGGAAAAAGCAATTGTTGAAGATGGCGTTAAATGTTTGGGTTATACGACTTGGGGATGTATTGACTTAGTTTCTGCAGGTACTGGAGAATTGAGAAAACGTTACGGCTTTATCTATGTGGATAAACATGATGACGGCTCAGGAAGCTTAGAAAGAAAAGCAAAAGATTCTTTCTATTGGTATAAAGAAGTCATTGACTCACAAGGTGAAAATTTAAATCTATAA